A window of the Nisaea acidiphila genome harbors these coding sequences:
- a CDS encoding amidohydrolase family protein — translation MVDISKVRAIDIHTHAEEPCGCHSDDGYDDLQAAMAKYFRAPWSHPPTVEDTAQHYREQNIAAVIFPVDAERETGYRRYKNEEVAELAAKNDDVLIPFASIDPWKGKMGVREARRLIRDFGIRGFKFHPTMQGFYPNDRIAYPLYEAIAEEGCIALFHTGQTGVGSGMPGGNGMRLKYSNPMYMDDVAVDFPEMKIILAHPSFPWQEEALAVAQHKPNVYIDLSGWSPKYFPEILVRYCNSILKKKVLFGSDWPMITPERWLADFEQINIKDEIRPDIMKNNAARLLGFV, via the coding sequence ATGGTCGATATCTCCAAGGTCCGCGCGATCGACATCCACACGCACGCCGAAGAGCCCTGCGGCTGCCACAGCGACGACGGTTACGACGATTTGCAGGCGGCGATGGCGAAGTACTTCCGGGCTCCCTGGTCCCATCCGCCGACCGTCGAGGACACCGCGCAGCACTATCGCGAGCAGAACATCGCTGCCGTGATCTTTCCGGTCGATGCCGAGCGCGAGACAGGCTACCGGCGTTACAAGAACGAGGAAGTGGCGGAGCTCGCCGCGAAGAACGACGACGTGCTGATCCCGTTCGCCTCCATCGATCCCTGGAAAGGCAAGATGGGGGTCCGCGAGGCGCGCCGGCTGATCCGCGACTTCGGCATCAGGGGGTTCAAGTTCCACCCGACCATGCAGGGCTTCTATCCGAACGACCGCATCGCCTATCCGCTCTATGAGGCGATCGCGGAGGAGGGCTGCATCGCGCTCTTCCACACCGGGCAGACCGGGGTCGGTTCCGGCATGCCGGGCGGCAACGGGATGCGGCTGAAATACTCCAATCCGATGTATATGGACGACGTCGCGGTCGACTTCCCGGAGATGAAGATCATCCTCGCCCATCCCTCCTTTCCCTGGCAGGAGGAGGCGCTGGCCGTCGCGCAGCACAAGCCGAACGTCTATATCGACCTTTCCGGCTGGAGCCCGAAATATTTCCCGGAAATCTTGGTGCGCTACTGCAACTCGATCCTGAAGAAGAAGGTGTTGTTCGGTTCCGACTGGCCGATGATCACGCCGGAGCGCTGGCTCGCCGATTTCGAGCAGATCAACATCAAGGACGAGATCCGGCCCGATATCATGAAGAACAACGCGGCCCGCTTGCTGGGTTTCGTCTGA
- a CDS encoding DUF3237 domain-containing protein, whose translation MRTAPGLRPVCTLTVELSPIRELGRGRAGKRRIIPIIGGSVEGPELNGTILNVGADWQTIYDDGCAYLDARYAFETSDGALVEVVNKGFRHGPPEVIERLAAGEAVDPGEYYMRTAAHLETGNPRYAWVNRTLFVGTGARLPSAVEIALFAVA comes from the coding sequence ATGAGGACGGCTCCCGGATTGCGCCCGGTCTGCACGCTGACGGTCGAACTCTCCCCGATTAGGGAGCTTGGCAGGGGGCGGGCCGGCAAGCGCCGGATCATTCCGATTATCGGCGGCAGCGTCGAGGGGCCGGAGCTGAACGGTACCATTCTGAACGTCGGTGCGGACTGGCAGACCATTTATGACGATGGCTGCGCCTATCTAGACGCCCGATACGCCTTCGAGACCTCCGACGGGGCGCTGGTCGAGGTCGTAAACAAAGGGTTCCGGCACGGCCCGCCCGAGGTGATCGAGCGGCTCGCTGCTGGAGAGGCGGTTGATCCGGGGGAATATTACATGCGTACCGCCGCGCATCTGGAGACCGGCAATCCTCGCTACGCATGGGTCAACCGCACACTCTTCGTCGGCACCGGGGCGCGTTTGCCGTCGGCGGTGGAAATCGCGCTCTTCGCGGTTGCCTGA
- a CDS encoding aldo/keto reductase, whose protein sequence is MSNPGHIDRRRFLAGSAAALSFASLPLAAQSASPLMRTIPSSGEAVPAVGLGSWITFNVGNEPVMRASSAGVMDAFFDAGGRMIDSSPMYGSSQDVIGAGLEKIGRTGDVFSADKVWTGDTGEGPAQIEQSREYWRVPRFDLVQVHNLVGWEAHLDTLAAMKDDGRLRYIGITTSHGRRHDLFEKVMRSRTLDFIQVTYNPVDREVEDRILPLARERGIAVIVNRPFRRGDLTRRLEREPIPEWAAELGADTWAQIVLKYILSGPAETIPIPATTRPEHARENVGAASGPLLDAAMRDRISAFIRNL, encoded by the coding sequence ATGAGCAATCCCGGACATATCGACCGCCGCCGGTTCCTTGCGGGAAGCGCGGCGGCCTTGAGCTTCGCTTCGCTGCCTCTCGCCGCACAATCCGCGTCGCCGCTGATGCGGACGATCCCGTCTTCCGGCGAGGCCGTTCCCGCCGTTGGGCTCGGGAGCTGGATCACCTTCAATGTCGGCAACGAACCGGTGATGCGCGCCTCCTCGGCCGGGGTCATGGACGCGTTTTTCGACGCGGGCGGGCGGATGATCGACAGCTCTCCGATGTACGGTTCCTCGCAGGACGTGATTGGCGCCGGTCTGGAGAAAATCGGGCGGACAGGTGACGTCTTCTCCGCGGACAAGGTCTGGACCGGCGACACCGGGGAGGGACCGGCGCAGATCGAGCAGTCGCGGGAATACTGGCGGGTTCCGCGCTTCGATCTCGTTCAGGTGCATAACCTCGTCGGCTGGGAGGCCCATCTCGACACGCTCGCGGCGATGAAGGACGACGGGCGTCTCCGCTATATCGGCATCACCACCTCGCACGGCCGTCGGCACGATCTCTTCGAGAAGGTCATGCGGTCACGCACGCTCGACTTCATCCAGGTGACCTACAACCCGGTCGACCGCGAGGTCGAGGACCGCATCCTGCCGCTCGCGCGCGAGCGCGGCATAGCCGTGATCGTCAACCGCCCGTTCCGCCGCGGCGATCTGACCCGCCGGCTGGAACGCGAGCCGATACCGGAATGGGCCGCGGAACTCGGTGCCGACACATGGGCGCAAATCGTGCTGAAATACATCCTCTCAGGGCCCGCGGAAACGATCCCGATCCCGGCGACAACCCGCCCGGAACATGCCCGCGAGAACGTTGGGGCCGCGAGCGGTCCGCTGCTGGATGCGGCGATGCGCGACCGGATCTCCGCCTTTATCCGGAACCTTTGA
- a CDS encoding DUF6064 family protein — METWLTYSPEDFLLFSEPVYWRLFELHNAALWPAQFAALLAGIAVLILLHRRPTWAGRAIAAILALAWAVSGLVFLTRYATINWLATDLVPVFLVQAALLAFLGGYLNAIRPAETTNPVGFAICAYGMFLHPFVALADGRPPAGAELFALTPDPTAIVTLGVLVMVRGNLAVRLLGVLPLFWCFASWATLATLGTWEAWILPVAVLATLLSTLLPSCRA, encoded by the coding sequence ATGGAAACCTGGCTGACCTACAGCCCGGAGGATTTCCTGCTGTTCTCCGAGCCGGTCTACTGGCGCCTGTTCGAACTGCACAATGCGGCGCTTTGGCCAGCTCAATTCGCGGCGCTGCTGGCCGGTATAGCGGTCCTCATTCTGCTGCACCGGCGTCCGACCTGGGCCGGGCGCGCCATCGCGGCGATCCTCGCGCTCGCCTGGGCCGTGAGCGGGCTTGTCTTCCTGACCCGCTACGCCACGATCAACTGGCTCGCCACCGATCTGGTGCCGGTCTTTCTCGTTCAGGCGGCGCTGCTGGCTTTTCTCGGGGGTTACCTGAACGCCATCCGGCCGGCTGAAACCACGAACCCTGTCGGATTTGCGATCTGCGCCTACGGCATGTTCCTGCATCCGTTCGTCGCGCTCGCGGATGGCCGCCCGCCAGCGGGCGCCGAACTCTTCGCGCTGACCCCGGACCCGACGGCCATCGTGACGCTGGGCGTGCTTGTGATGGTGCGGGGAAACCTGGCGGTCCGGCTGCTAGGCGTGCTGCCGCTGTTCTGGTGTTTCGCCAGTTGGGCCACGCTGGCGACGCTCGGGACCTGGGAGGCATGGATTCTTCCGGTTGCGGTCCTGGCGACCCTTCTGTCGACGCTGTTGCCAAGCTGTCGAGCCTGA
- a CDS encoding NAD(P)H-dependent oxidoreductase subunit E: protein MSVSEEIPGAREARAICATRSNDPSMLLEILHDLQVRVGHIPGESVPILADCLNLSKAEVYGVVSFYHDFRTEPGAPITVRICQAEACRSMGAEALTERLLSRYGVSLSEISAAGVTFEPVYCLGNCALAPAAMVDGALIGRADGAAVDAAIAEAGR from the coding sequence ATGTCTGTGTCCGAGGAAATCCCCGGCGCGCGGGAGGCGCGTGCGATCTGCGCTACCCGCAGCAACGATCCCTCCATGCTGCTGGAGATCCTGCACGACCTGCAGGTGCGGGTCGGCCATATCCCCGGGGAGAGCGTTCCGATCCTCGCCGATTGCCTGAACCTCTCCAAGGCGGAGGTTTACGGCGTGGTCAGCTTCTATCACGACTTCAGAACCGAGCCGGGAGCCCCGATTACGGTCAGGATCTGTCAGGCGGAGGCCTGCCGTTCTATGGGCGCGGAAGCCCTGACGGAGCGGCTTTTGTCCCGCTACGGGGTTTCGCTGTCTGAGATCTCCGCGGCGGGCGTCACCTTCGAGCCGGTCTACTGTCTTGGCAATTGCGCCTTGGCTCCGGCCGCCATGGTCGATGGCGCCCTGATCGGCCGGGCAGACGGCGCGGCCGTGGATGCCGCGATCGCGGAGGCCGGACGATGA
- a CDS encoding formate dehydrogenase beta subunit, whose translation MSLVLFVPDDAAAVSVGADRVAAALAVAAEERGLDLRLVRNGSRGMLWLEPLVEWDGPDGRMAFGPVAPDEAGSLLDAISSGTGHPRALGPTEEIDYLKNQERLTFARVGVIDPLSVRDFEAHGGLEGLKTALTMTEEAICEAVLQSGLRGRGGAGFPAGIKWHTVREQAQAEKYICCNADEGDSGTFADRMLMEGDPFTLLEGMVIAGFATGARQGIVYIRSEYPHAISKMTRAIEALEEAGWLGGNIRGSGKDFRVSIRRGAGAYICGEESSMLNSIEGRRGTVRSKPPIPAIHGLFGKPTVVNNVLTLATVPVVLAKGAEFYKDFGMGRSRGTQAFQLAGNIRRGGLVEKAFGVTIRELIETFGGGTATGRPFRTAQLGGPLGAYVSEEMLDLPMDYEALAEHKAMLGHGGITVFDETVDMAEMARFAFEFCEEESCGKCTPCRIGAVRGRETVEKILRGENVARNIALIEDLCELMTDGSLCAMGGLTPMPVLSAILLFPEDFDRASALAAE comes from the coding sequence ATGAGCCTGGTTCTTTTTGTGCCGGACGATGCGGCCGCCGTCTCGGTCGGCGCGGATCGCGTCGCAGCCGCTCTTGCGGTCGCCGCGGAAGAACGTGGCCTGGATCTCCGTCTGGTGCGGAACGGGTCGCGCGGGATGCTCTGGCTGGAGCCGCTGGTCGAATGGGACGGTCCGGACGGGCGGATGGCTTTCGGGCCGGTAGCCCCGGATGAGGCCGGGTCGTTGCTTGACGCGATTTCCTCCGGGACGGGGCACCCGCGCGCCCTCGGACCGACGGAAGAGATCGACTACCTGAAAAACCAGGAGCGGCTGACCTTTGCCCGCGTCGGCGTGATCGACCCGCTCTCGGTACGGGACTTCGAGGCGCATGGCGGGCTTGAGGGTCTCAAGACCGCGCTCACCATGACCGAAGAGGCGATTTGCGAGGCGGTACTGCAATCCGGCCTCCGGGGCCGCGGCGGTGCTGGTTTCCCCGCCGGCATCAAATGGCACACGGTGCGTGAGCAGGCGCAGGCGGAGAAATACATCTGCTGCAACGCCGATGAGGGCGACAGCGGCACATTCGCCGATCGCATGCTGATGGAAGGCGACCCATTCACCCTGCTTGAGGGAATGGTCATCGCGGGATTTGCGACCGGTGCCCGGCAGGGCATCGTCTATATCCGCTCCGAATACCCGCATGCGATCTCCAAGATGACCCGCGCCATCGAGGCGCTGGAGGAGGCGGGCTGGCTCGGCGGTAATATCCGCGGAAGCGGGAAGGATTTCCGGGTCTCGATCCGTCGCGGCGCCGGCGCCTATATCTGCGGCGAGGAAAGCTCGATGCTGAACAGTATCGAGGGCAGGCGCGGAACCGTGCGCTCCAAGCCGCCGATCCCGGCGATCCACGGCCTCTTCGGCAAACCGACGGTGGTGAACAACGTTCTCACCCTTGCGACCGTCCCGGTGGTGCTCGCCAAAGGCGCGGAGTTCTACAAGGATTTCGGCATGGGGCGCTCGCGCGGCACCCAGGCTTTCCAGCTTGCCGGCAACATCAGGCGCGGCGGCCTTGTCGAGAAGGCCTTCGGGGTCACCATCCGGGAGCTGATCGAGACGTTCGGCGGCGGCACCGCGACAGGCCGTCCGTTCCGCACCGCCCAGCTCGGCGGCCCGCTCGGCGCCTATGTCTCCGAGGAGATGCTGGATCTTCCGATGGATTACGAGGCACTCGCAGAGCACAAGGCGATGCTTGGCCATGGTGGCATCACCGTGTTCGACGAGACGGTCGATATGGCCGAAATGGCCCGCTTCGCCTTCGAGTTCTGCGAGGAGGAAAGCTGCGGGAAATGCACCCCCTGCCGGATCGGCGCGGTCCGCGGGCGGGAGACTGTCGAGAAAATACTCCGGGGCGAGAACGTCGCCCGCAACATCGCGCTCATCGAAGACCTCTGTGAACTGATGACGGACGGATCGCTCTGCGCCATGGGCGGCCTCACGCCGATGCCGGTGCTCTCGGCCATCCTTCTGTTCCCCGAGGATTTCGACCGCGCTTCGGCCCTTGCGGCCGAATAG
- the fdhF gene encoding formate dehydrogenase subunit alpha: protein MTYQRQHDHGTPAGDGKPVTLFIDGSEVTVPEGSSVMYAASQVDRPIPKLCATDMVDAWGSCRMCLVEIEGVRGTPSSCTTPVTEGMKVTTQNARLERIRKGIMELYISDHPLDCLTCPTNGDCELQDMAGTVGLREVRYGMDGESHFAPETKAEVDVSNPYFQYDPSKCIVCSRCVRACEEVQGTFALTIAGRGFESRVSPGAAADDFFSSDCVSCGACVQACPTATLVEKSVVEKGTPSRSVVTTCAYCGVGCSFRAEMQGDEVVRMVPWKDGGANEGHSCVKGRFAFGYATHRDRQTEPMIREKITDPWRKVSWDEAISFAAGRLKDVQAKYGKGSIGGITSSRCTNEEVYVVQKMIRAAFGTNNVDTCARVCHSPTGYGLKTTFGTSAGTQNFKSVEKSDVILLIGANPTDAHPVFGSRLKKRLREGARLIVLDPRRIDLVKSPHIRAAHHIQLRPSTNVAVMNALAHVIVAEGLVDEDFVRERCDTEEFARWAAFVAEERNSPEAMAETIGAPAEDIRKAARLFATGGNGAIYYGLGVTEHSQGSTMVMAMANLAMATGNIGREGVGVNPLRGQNNVQGSCDMGSFPHEFPGYRHVGDDSVRGLFEQDWGVSLLNEPGLRIPNMFAAAIDGSFRGMFVQGEDIAQSDPNTQHVEEALKSLDCLIVQDLFLNETAAFAHVFLPGTSFLEKDGTFTNAERRINRVRPVMKEKSGLSEWEAVCRLASEMGYPMTYAGSHEIMDEIARLTPAFAGVSHARLDAGEQLQWPVNEAFPNGSPVMHVDGFVRGKGLFMVTEYVPTSERSTRMYPLILTTGRILSQYNVGAQTRRTENNRWHGEDILEIHPFDAEERGIADGDMVSLASRMGATTLRAEVSGRMPQGVVYTTFHHPLTGANVITTDNSDWATNCPEYKVTAVQVHRSNRPSAWQDGHEDVSRTNYRIEIEAAE from the coding sequence ATGACCTATCAAAGGCAGCACGATCACGGCACTCCGGCGGGCGACGGCAAGCCGGTCACTCTCTTCATCGACGGCTCGGAGGTCACGGTTCCGGAAGGCAGCTCGGTCATGTATGCGGCCTCCCAGGTCGACCGGCCGATCCCGAAGCTCTGCGCCACCGACATGGTCGATGCCTGGGGTTCCTGCCGCATGTGTCTGGTGGAGATCGAGGGCGTACGCGGGACTCCCTCCTCCTGCACGACGCCGGTCACCGAAGGCATGAAGGTGACGACCCAGAACGCCCGGCTGGAGCGTATCCGCAAGGGCATCATGGAGCTCTATATCTCCGACCATCCGCTCGATTGCCTGACCTGCCCGACCAATGGTGATTGCGAGCTGCAGGACATGGCCGGCACCGTCGGCCTGCGCGAGGTCCGCTACGGCATGGACGGGGAGAGCCATTTCGCGCCGGAGACGAAGGCCGAAGTGGACGTCTCCAATCCCTATTTCCAGTATGATCCGTCGAAATGCATCGTCTGCTCGCGCTGCGTGCGCGCCTGCGAGGAAGTGCAGGGCACCTTCGCCCTGACCATCGCCGGACGCGGCTTCGAGAGCCGGGTTTCGCCGGGCGCGGCCGCCGACGATTTCTTCTCCTCCGACTGCGTTTCCTGCGGCGCCTGCGTACAGGCCTGCCCGACCGCGACGCTGGTCGAGAAATCCGTCGTCGAGAAAGGCACCCCGTCGCGCAGCGTCGTGACCACCTGCGCCTATTGCGGTGTCGGCTGCTCGTTCCGCGCCGAGATGCAGGGCGATGAGGTCGTCCGCATGGTGCCGTGGAAGGACGGTGGCGCGAATGAGGGCCATTCCTGCGTGAAGGGTCGTTTCGCCTTCGGTTACGCCACCCACCGGGACCGTCAGACCGAGCCGATGATCCGCGAGAAGATCACCGATCCCTGGCGCAAGGTCTCCTGGGACGAGGCGATCTCCTTCGCCGCCGGCCGGCTGAAGGACGTGCAGGCGAAATACGGCAAGGGCTCCATCGGCGGCATCACCTCCTCGCGCTGCACCAACGAGGAAGTCTATGTCGTACAGAAAATGATCCGCGCGGCCTTCGGCACCAACAATGTCGATACCTGTGCCCGGGTCTGCCATTCGCCGACCGGCTACGGCCTGAAGACCACCTTCGGCACCTCGGCGGGCACGCAGAATTTCAAGTCGGTGGAGAAGTCTGACGTCATCCTTCTGATCGGCGCCAACCCGACCGACGCGCATCCGGTCTTCGGCAGCCGGCTGAAGAAGCGGCTCCGGGAAGGGGCGCGGCTCATCGTGCTGGATCCGCGCCGGATCGATCTTGTGAAGTCGCCGCACATCAGGGCGGCGCACCATATCCAGCTTCGCCCGAGCACCAATGTCGCTGTCATGAACGCGCTCGCCCATGTGATCGTGGCCGAGGGGCTGGTGGACGAAGATTTCGTCCGCGAGCGTTGCGACACGGAAGAATTCGCCCGCTGGGCTGCCTTCGTCGCAGAGGAGCGCAACAGCCCGGAAGCGATGGCCGAGACCATCGGCGCTCCTGCCGAGGATATCCGCAAGGCCGCACGCCTCTTCGCCACCGGCGGCAACGGCGCGATCTATTACGGGCTCGGCGTCACCGAGCATTCCCAGGGCTCGACCATGGTCATGGCCATGGCCAATCTCGCCATGGCGACAGGTAATATCGGCCGCGAGGGCGTCGGCGTGAATCCTCTCCGGGGCCAGAACAATGTGCAGGGATCCTGCGACATGGGCTCCTTCCCGCATGAATTCCCGGGCTATCGCCATGTCGGTGATGACTCGGTGCGCGGTCTCTTCGAGCAGGATTGGGGAGTCTCCCTGCTGAACGAGCCGGGTCTTCGCATCCCCAACATGTTCGCCGCGGCGATCGACGGCAGCTTTCGTGGAATGTTCGTGCAGGGCGAGGACATCGCCCAGTCGGACCCGAACACCCAGCATGTGGAAGAGGCGCTGAAGTCGCTCGACTGCCTGATCGTCCAGGACCTGTTTCTGAACGAGACGGCGGCCTTCGCCCATGTCTTCCTGCCCGGCACCTCCTTCCTCGAAAAGGACGGCACCTTCACCAATGCCGAACGCCGCATCAACCGGGTCCGCCCGGTGATGAAGGAGAAGTCGGGCCTCAGCGAATGGGAGGCGGTGTGCCGCCTCGCGAGCGAAATGGGCTATCCGATGACCTATGCTGGCAGCCACGAGATCATGGACGAGATCGCGCGTCTGACCCCGGCTTTCGCCGGCGTCTCCCATGCCCGTCTCGATGCGGGCGAGCAGCTGCAATGGCCGGTGAACGAGGCTTTCCCGAACGGTTCTCCGGTCATGCATGTGGACGGTTTCGTGCGCGGCAAAGGACTGTTCATGGTGACGGAGTATGTCCCGACCTCCGAGCGCAGCACGCGGATGTATCCGCTGATCCTGACCACCGGCCGGATTCTGTCCCAGTACAATGTCGGCGCCCAGACCCGCCGGACCGAGAACAACCGCTGGCACGGCGAGGATATTCTGGAGATCCACCCTTTCGATGCGGAGGAACGCGGGATCGCGGACGGCGACATGGTCTCGCTCGCGAGCCGCATGGGCGCGACGACGCTTCGGGCGGAGGTTTCCGGCCGGATGCCGCAGGGCGTGGTCTACACCACCTTCCACCATCCGCTGACCGGCGCGAATGTCATCACCACGGACAATTCCGATTGGGCGACCAATTGCCCGGAATACAAGGTGACCGCCGTGCAGGTGCATCGCTCCAACCGGCCCTCGGCATGGCAGGACGGGCACGAGGATGTTTCCCGGACCAATTACCGGATAGAGATCGAGGCGGCGGAATAG
- the fdhD gene encoding formate dehydrogenase accessory sulfurtransferase FdhD has translation MRMVSTMARPADVSRDVWGTITGTGRRSGPARWSLAEETPVAILVNGEHFAVVMATPADLEDFALGFAMNEGIVRDPSGLLRLAIAEAADGFVVNLRVSEEDAFRGEARRRNLPARASCGICGAQTLAAAVPALPKVRGILPRTEAVLSAFAAFPGFQDMRRENRSTHAAALCDADGTILVVREDIGRHSALDKVAGAAARLGPDVSRCFLLLSSRIGFEMVQKAAAIGVPFVAAASAPSGLSLRVAAEAGLTLAVAAEGALMIFDHLTVEEPAA, from the coding sequence ATGCGTATGGTTTCGACAATGGCCCGGCCCGCCGACGTTTCTCGGGACGTCTGGGGCACCATAACCGGCACCGGCCGCCGAAGCGGCCCGGCCCGCTGGTCTCTCGCCGAGGAAACGCCTGTCGCCATTCTCGTCAACGGCGAACATTTCGCTGTTGTCATGGCGACACCGGCCGACCTTGAGGATTTCGCCCTCGGGTTTGCCATGAACGAGGGGATCGTCCGCGATCCCTCCGGGCTGTTGCGGCTTGCCATTGCCGAGGCCGCGGACGGGTTCGTGGTCAATCTCCGGGTGTCCGAGGAGGACGCATTTCGGGGTGAGGCCCGGAGGCGCAATCTGCCCGCCCGCGCCAGCTGCGGAATCTGCGGTGCGCAGACGCTTGCGGCGGCCGTTCCGGCGCTGCCCAAGGTTCGCGGGATCCTTCCGCGAACGGAGGCGGTGCTTTCGGCTTTCGCCGCCTTCCCGGGGTTTCAGGACATGCGGCGGGAGAACCGCTCGACCCATGCCGCGGCGCTGTGTGACGCCGACGGCACGATCCTCGTCGTGCGCGAGGACATCGGACGTCATAGCGCGCTCGACAAGGTGGCGGGGGCCGCAGCCCGGCTCGGGCCGGACGTTTCGCGGTGTTTCCTGCTGCTTTCCAGTCGGATCGGCTTCGAGATGGTGCAGAAGGCCGCGGCGATCGGCGTGCCTTTCGTAGCGGCGGCCTCCGCGCCGAGCGGCCTGTCACTGCGTGTCGCGGCGGAAGCGGGGCTCACATTGGCCGTGGCGGCCGAGGGGGCCCTCATGATCTTCGATCATCTCACGGTGGAGGAGCCGGCAGCATGA
- a CDS encoding formate dehydrogenase subunit delta, which yields MKSDELIRMANQIADFFEPYGHDDAVVRIAQHIREFWDPRMRTGMAEALRKNADGLTELAREGVEMAIAS from the coding sequence ATGAAGTCCGACGAATTGATCCGCATGGCCAACCAGATCGCGGACTTTTTCGAACCCTACGGACATGACGATGCCGTGGTCCGGATCGCTCAGCATATCAGGGAGTTCTGGGACCCGCGCATGCGGACCGGGATGGCAGAAGCCCTCAGGAAAAATGCGGATGGATTGACCGAACTGGCGCGGGAGGGTGTAGAAATGGCTATCGCCAGCTAG
- a CDS encoding LysR family transcriptional regulator: MDIRQLRYLIALAQEEHFTRAAEICNVTQPTLSGRIRQLEQELGVSIVKRGQRYHGLTDEGQRVLRWAKRIVEDCESMRGELEALTGDLRGAITLGVIPSALPMTPDLTGPLRALYPQVGFSILSKTSNEIIRQLEDYSIDAGITYLDNEPLEGCRTWPLYRESYRLIVGADHPLVGRESVTWAEAAELPLCLLTPDMQNRRIVDAAFRKASCVAVPEIESNSIISLVAHVQSGALAAVLPENVLRTAGGEGRLHAIPIADPAVEYTVGLAVLDRDPLPILAASLVAIAESFGG; the protein is encoded by the coding sequence ATGGACATTCGCCAGCTCCGCTATCTCATCGCGCTCGCCCAGGAAGAGCATTTCACCCGCGCGGCGGAGATCTGCAACGTCACCCAGCCCACGCTGTCGGGCCGGATCCGCCAGCTCGAACAGGAGCTCGGCGTTTCCATCGTCAAGCGCGGGCAGCGCTATCACGGTCTTACAGACGAAGGACAGCGCGTTCTGCGCTGGGCGAAGCGCATCGTCGAGGATTGCGAGAGCATGCGTGGCGAGCTGGAAGCGCTGACCGGAGATCTGCGGGGGGCCATTACACTTGGCGTCATTCCGTCGGCACTCCCGATGACCCCGGATTTGACGGGGCCCCTCCGTGCGCTCTATCCACAGGTTGGCTTCAGCATCCTCTCGAAGACCTCCAACGAGATCATTCGCCAGCTTGAGGATTACTCGATCGACGCCGGGATCACCTATCTCGACAACGAGCCGCTGGAAGGCTGCCGGACCTGGCCGCTCTACCGCGAATCCTATCGGCTGATCGTCGGCGCGGATCACCCTCTGGTCGGCCGGGAATCGGTGACCTGGGCCGAGGCCGCGGAACTGCCTCTCTGCCTGCTCACCCCGGACATGCAGAATCGGCGCATCGTCGACGCCGCTTTCCGGAAGGCGTCCTGTGTCGCGGTGCCGGAGATCGAGAGCAATTCGATCATCAGTCTGGTCGCCCATGTCCAGTCGGGAGCACTTGCGGCCGTCCTGCCTGAAAACGTTCTGCGTACCGCGGGGGGCGAAGGCCGCCTGCATGCCATTCCGATTGCGGATCCGGCGGTCGAGTACACGGTCGGCCTGGCGGTGTTGGACCGTGACCCGCTGCCGATCCTCGCCGCCTCGCTCGTGGCGATCGCCGAAAGTTTCGGCGGCTGA